aaaagagcagTGGTTTCAGATAAAGAAATTTCAATTGAGGAAGTAGAAATTGCTGGCAGATTAGATCCTGTCCGCGTGCAGCAGAATGCTGGTTCCAACGAGCATAAAGAAAGGCTTTGTGAAGATTGCTGTGAGAAAGTTCTTGAGAGTGATGATGCGATACGAGGAAACTGTTCCGCTGAATTAGCTGTGATTTTGACTGATGAGATGGCTAACTTTGATGCATGTCACACTGCCGTAAAGAAAATAGCAAGTAGTAAAAGGCATAAAAATGAGACACATGAAGAGTGTAGCGAGCACCAAATTAAGGAAGACAGAAATTGCCCTTCCATGGAGGTTGAGCCTGTAGCATTTGGTTTGATTGACACTCATAGAACTACTGATGATACTGATGGTTCCCAAGAGTCTGCACCTGTCTCTACTTCTGAATCGTCAGTTGCTGCTAAACATGTGGTTTCAGAAACAGCAGGCAGCAATCATTCAAAGGTGAAAAGTGCTAATAAGATTCAACATTCTCCATTAATTGATGATCTAACCAATGATAAATGTCATGCTGACCAATTAATTGAGTCTGGAAATTTATCACGGGTAAAGACTCTGCAAGGCTTTGACAATCTTACACTAATGGTGAAAGAGGATAGAGAAATTTCTTCTTACAATCCGGTTGAAGTTTCTCGCAGATTACAAGATGCTTTTTCATATGTTGACCCTTCTGTGAAGGCAGATTCTGAAGTTCCTGGTACCGAGTGCGGGGGATTTGCGGATACGCCTTCTACGAACAGCACTATGGATGGTGCAAATTACACGGAAGAAAGAGATGGACAGCCCAAAGGAACAAACGTTGTTGATTCACCACTTCCTTGCAGCCATCTTGAAGAACCTTCTCCTGCAGTTGTTACTGAAGCTTCTACTGTCAGTGATCCCAGAACAGCCTTAATGTTATACGATGTTCATGCTGTTGCTTCTCATAGTCCTGTCTGTCCTAGTGGACTTAAGGGTAAGTTTAGACTTAACAACGCAATATCTGGTGGTTCTCTGATTCGTTGTCTTTTTCCCTTATTTCATATTTCATGCTAATATGTCACTTTGAATATCTACTTACGGAAGTCCGTGATTTGCAGATGAAGTGGTCCTGCCTTTAATTGTTGTACCCGATAATGATTTTGTGGGCTTATTAAACCAGCAGAACATCGTCAAAAATGAATCAGGGAGTATTGGAGCAACTTCTGTGGCATTGTTAGACACCGAATCTGCATGTCAAGAATTCAATGGATTGATAGAACTCAAGGGAACCAATACATATTCTAATATTCCAAAAATGTGTGAAACTGCTGAAGAAGGTAAATATGAGTCTTCATCTTCTCATTTGTTAACTAATACATCAACAATTGGTACCGAGTCTATTGGAGATAAATGTGAGGAGGAATCTTTTGATGGTAATACAAGTCCATCTGAAATAGCACAGGGTGCTGAAATTGTGGTTTTAGATGAGGGAAATCAAAATAGTTCCTTCAGTGCTACTGATTGTAGCTCTGGTAAAAGTGCAACAAAATATGATTCTTTAGAACAAGTAGCTGGGCATAGAGAATTGTCACCACATAAACTTGTGGAGCTGAGCAGTGATATCATGGAAACTCTTTTGGAAGTGACTGATGTTAGCAGATTATCTTCAGGTGATAATCTCTGTCAAAATTATGAGAAAGTTATCACATCTCATGATGATAATTCTGAAATTTGTTGTTCAGATGATGCCAATTTGGTTTGTGCAATCTCACCATCTTTATCAGAAATACCAGGTGACACAATTGCAGATGCTTCTGTACAAATGGAAGGTGTGGAAGTTTCTTCACAGGGGAAATCATGTGCCTATGACAAATCCACCACAATGTTGCTAGTTGGATCTGAATTTGAAAAGCAGCTAGAAGTTCAAGAGGATAAATTTCAAGCGGAATTTTCTGCTTCTAGCATCCGATCTGGGAAGAATGGATCAGCTGCTAAGGCCCCTCGATGTTCAGATGGCAATGAAAACAATGACAGAACAGAGATAGTTGGCACAACATATGCCACTGGAGGCACTTTGCAATTTAAAAAAGAATCCGAATCAGCTAAACTAGAAGACACACATGATGCTAGAGCATCTAGTGATGAAAGTAATGATCACTCTCCTGTCAATCCAATTAAAAGTGAAGGTACAGATCTCTGAAACTGTCTCATTATGCTGTATCTGTGATGTCTAGGTAAAAGGGCATCCACCCAGTAAGTTGTTTTTCTCTTATATTGTTGCACTATATTCTTTTGGATAATTCTAAGCTTTTGTCCATGTCATAGGTACTTGCAGCATGGATTCATTAAGCATGTATAAGAAATCCAACAAGGGGAAGTCCTTCAGTCCATCCTCCAGGAAAATGCGGAATACACACATAGAATCTCACATAAATGTTTTAGCCGGCAATAAGGAAGACCACATTGCAAATGGTAGTCCTCCTGCATCAGGAAATCGTTCTGAGGGTATAGTTTATGATTCCCTATGTATTTAATAGTCATTGCCATTTATTATATTCAGGATGATCACTCATTTGTTATGTCAACTCCAAACATTTGTTTCTGCTTATAGGGGAAGCTAGTGCCCACCAGTTGAGTAATCTTGAAGTTTCTGAAAGTGAAGCAGAAACATGGGCAGATTCTGCAAATATGAAAAGTCCATATTCTGTGCCCCATGAATTTAAGGTTGTAGACAAGCTTGAAGAAAGACAACGCTTGGTTCTTTCAGGTGGGAGGAATTCATGTACTGGTGAAGATGAATTCCAAGCACTTACAAAAGCTAATTCGATCGAACCTgccgatgatgatgatgtttctAATAGAAGGCCGTCACCTCTGTCCATCCTAAGGGAGAGTAATGTTATGAATGATAGTGATATAATTATCCCAAGCGAAAGTGAAAATTCAGCTGTAATCGAGAGACCGATTCTGGAATTGCAAACACCAGTATTAGCGGAAGGTAAAGATGATGACGTCCAACATGATGGAGTTAAGAATGGTGGCTTGGATGCATCATGTGGTTTCTCCTGCAGTCGATATGAACATGCCAAATCCTTGTGTATGGAGAGTGTGGCACTCACAAATAAATTTGACGGAGAACCTATTGATAACATAGGTGAGCCACTTGACCTTTGTGGTAAATTTCAAGCTTCTTCAGATATTGGCGAAACAACTTGGGGAACTCCAGATGGTCAAGGTGTGTTGAAGTCTTTGATTTTAAGAGCAAGGTTAAATACTTTGTTCATGTTCATATAATATTGGGCAGGTTCCGCAGGAAGATGGGAGATTACCGTACCATTCGGAAGAACTTCATCATCAGTTAAATACGGTTAGTATATATGAATAACCATTTGTATACGAATTTATTCTTTGCATCCTCCATAAATTGTTAATGCATCAATTTACATATACTATCATATATGATTTGCTTTATCGATTTGTATCGATGTATTGATCAGTTATCTACTCGTTATATAGTATATAGGGGTATAGCGATGTATTACTCATATTAGTCTCTTATCGGATAGATTGGTTCGTACTGTCTATATCGAATGATATGTCATGATACAAGAAACCTTACTACTATGCATAGCTTTTACTAAAATCAAGCACTAAGAATTGTGAAACTTAGCCTTTTGTTACTCATGGACTGCCATTTGGCTGGTCCTTCTGATGTGCAAATCTTGTGGAAAGATGAGGAAAAAGGCATATTTTTGTGTACTAGCTCCTTGGTTGATTAGTGTAGTTATAGATCATATCTTTATaatgcaagatttatcataaaagcaTAACAATAGAAAATTCATACATATGTTGGCTTATCTGAAGTGTCTACCATTGTTCAATACAAAACAACGACTACTAATTAGGTTTTGGGCCCCTGCGAGTGCTCCTCGATACACCTACATATTTTGCCTGGTGTACATGTGCATGTTCTTTCTAGATGGCACTCAAAAGGACTTGTTTGTCCTCGTTCCTTTCTGCTCATGTGAATTTAAGTAGGTTAGATGGCTTAGAAGCCCTGTTACTTATCTTCTGATATTGAGTTTGATACAGAGTCAACTGAACTCGAAGAAAAGATACTTTCTTTGGAGCATCATCAATCGTCTACAACATCTTGCATAAACGAGGAACTTGCACCTCACAGTGACAATGTTGAGAAGAATAACATAAGGGATATATCCAAAGTCTCTGCAGATGATGAAGAACATGAGGCTAAAGATATGGAGGAGAAAATGGAAATGGAGGAAGTTGAAGAATATTTGGTGACCCTCGATGATAAGGAAATTGATGAGCATGCTATGAGTTCTGGTTCGATTACGTCACGAGATAACTTGAATGATGAAAAGCATAATGTTCCTCTGCTCATGGACTCGTTCGAATCCACAGGTGATTGAAGGAGGATCCTTTGGATAATTGCATTTgaacaattgtcatttgttgactCTGTTACTTCATGACAGTTCTTTACTGTTGATTGCAGCTTCATGTCACGACGTGCACTCTTGTGAAATAACCAGAATGGCAGAAGCAGGTATGGAAAAATGGACACACTCGACCTTTCGAAGTATATCTTTATGGCAAAGAAACCTTAAGGTTCCATATTATTTTGTTTTCGGTATTGCAGATGTTTGCTGTGTTACACCTTGCTTTGAGAACGACTCTGCTAGCAATTGTGACAACAATACAAGAagagaaattttggcttcaagaaCTCTAGTTATTGCCGAAACTAAATTAGCGAAACCAGAGTATAATTTAGATAGTTGTAACTCAACCATATCTGCGGTAACCCAAGAAGCATCCGCTCCTGAGATAGCTCAAGAAGCTGTAGATACTGTGGGACCTGAAGTAGGAGATGTTTCACTAACCCCACAGCATTCGGAATGTGCAGAAGAGACTATAAAGGATGATATGAATTTTGGCTTCAGGAAACTTGATTGCGAGGATGATGAATTTGATGACACAAAAGGATGCCATACTGATAGCAATGGAGTTCTTGAGACAAAGAATGATGAGATTTTGCGGCAGCAACTTGACAGCAAAGATCCTAAAGATGAAAGAAGCGAATTCTCAGATGCCTTACAAGTGAAACTAGATCTTGAATGTTCAGAAGAAGCTGACATGGAGAATTGTGAAACCGATTCTGGAAGTAACTTAAGCCACACTGTCCATAAGCACAATGaaggaaaggaaaatatatttgcATCAGAAACTTCAGAGGATTGCTTATGTATTGCCTCGTCTACAAAAATTGATAACTTTTGATTAGCTATGCTTTTTCTTTCTAAAGTTTATGACTTCATAAGAATATTGTATCTAATTATATCATGTCATATCTATGGTTTCAGGTAAGCTTGGCAGTCTTAAGAAGGATGCCAATGTTAATCAGAGGATTAAATCCGAAGAAGTATGGGTTGCGCCAGGAGCAACACTGATGTGCTTAGAAGACCTATTTGACATGGAACAGAAACAATCATTTGCCAGGAATGACATTGTTCAAGCAGTGGCCAATGAGCATATATCTCATGAAGAGAATTGCCAACATGAACATGACAATTTAGTGGGCATCTCAGGAGCATTAAGAAAAGCACAAAAGATGGAGAGAGTGTCATTCATGTCAGATTATAATGTTACTAATGAATATGAGGAGCAAGCAACACTTTGTGATGATCCAAAGGTGAAttttgatgcaaccatcgagtatGATAACACAATCCAGCTAGAATTATCATATGGTAGGTCTGATTCAAAACTTATGGATGTTGCGAAAGAGCATGAGGAACAAGCAGTAATTACTGCTTGGAGTGATGGTTTTAGGATGAATATAGATGAACCTATCGAGTCTGAGAATGCAGTTCAACCAAAAATGTCAACTGACTGCTCTGATTTAGAACCTATGGATGGGATGGTGTGTCCAGGTACAAAATGCTATGCTGTTTTCTTTTCTTGCTTATATGCTATTTCAAAATGCTTCATTTCTCTCTTGTAGTATTTGGTAACATTTTAATAGTGTTTTCAGCATCTATGCAATCTTTTGAGGAAAGGTTATACAAAGAGACCGGTGCA
The window above is part of the Musa acuminata AAA Group cultivar baxijiao chromosome BXJ2-6, Cavendish_Baxijiao_AAA, whole genome shotgun sequence genome. Proteins encoded here:
- the LOC135615034 gene encoding uncharacterized protein LOC135615034 isoform X1 yields the protein MEMESKSMSRRELQALSKQHGLPANLTNSRMAENLASLLQKRKSEEMKPKGCLKGSNGSSVEGAGRGGVNKKVSFYMQEDDGERDGSQGDLEARTSPERRRPSRRRSFVVYASKAVSEPVLEANGAFQVKTRSKRLRSTAAAVVWSPVIEEKRSRNRNNGPDLVAKVPHEEENNRREVDCAPTTRSPSRVVTITEMKTRSTRPRSTAAAVVRSHVIEEEAQNRNNGPDLAAKVPHQEENNRKKVDKEDDHCAPTTRSLRNRVVTIGGDEAMQGDTKPRRMQTRGNAKRKEEDVVAPVFDVSSEALVLEKDENFGSKARINSTVGLDDQHEIMVPHIEVPPPRRSKRNLAKSHNLFQESEESGPTSVVSIPNVQKNEKPAGEETKEAAKLRGALNRPRRHTSRIKDEGIGASLPGSLESRDEHPNKVLQKKERKAIRNPDLTAPLPDAILTETAEDHARKEKLSEVEPRRLCTRSSSVLTVLEHETSLAHDVELVRKSKTRRHERNMKTSKGATEITVPSCENGAALQELIVQVDPKRVAQTKDTLRRSMRNVPKLASTEFKTSAPLVESSITDEHNKETKLPKHNAPGLQITGNTLVDVVEKARRSQRLKKGQVLAEAPTEDSTTDCTVGGENEMLEGHRHVEEPGRKSSYNASRRELVMPTDEAVKNTRQKKRKRAVVSDKEISIEEVEIAGRLDPVRVQQNAGSNEHKERLCEDCCEKVLESDDAIRGNCSAELAVILTDEMANFDACHTAVKKIASSKRHKNETHEECSEHQIKEDRNCPSMEVEPVAFGLIDTHRTTDDTDGSQESAPVSTSESSVAAKHVVSETAGSNHSKVKSANKIQHSPLIDDLTNDKCHADQLIESGNLSRVKTLQGFDNLTLMVKEDREISSYNPVEVSRRLQDAFSYVDPSVKADSEVPGTECGGFADTPSTNSTMDGANYTEERDGQPKGTNVVDSPLPCSHLEEPSPAVVTEASTVSDPRTALMLYDVHAVASHSPVCPSGLKDEVVLPLIVVPDNDFVGLLNQQNIVKNESGSIGATSVALLDTESACQEFNGLIELKGTNTYSNIPKMCETAEEGKYESSSSHLLTNTSTIGTESIGDKCEEESFDGNTSPSEIAQGAEIVVLDEGNQNSSFSATDCSSGKSATKYDSLEQVAGHRELSPHKLVELSSDIMETLLEVTDVSRLSSGDNLCQNYEKVITSHDDNSEICCSDDANLVCAISPSLSEIPGDTIADASVQMEGVEVSSQGKSCAYDKSTTMLLVGSEFEKQLEVQEDKFQAEFSASSIRSGKNGSAAKAPRCSDGNENNDRTEIVGTTYATGGTLQFKKESESAKLEDTHDARASSDESNDHSPVNPIKSEGTCSMDSLSMYKKSNKGKSFSPSSRKMRNTHIESHINVLAGNKEDHIANGSPPASGNRSEGEASAHQLSNLEVSESEAETWADSANMKSPYSVPHEFKVVDKLEERQRLVLSGGRNSCTGEDEFQALTKANSIEPADDDDVSNRRPSPLSILRESNVMNDSDIIIPSESENSAVIERPILELQTPVLAEGKDDDVQHDGVKNGGLDASCGFSCSRYEHAKSLCMESVALTNKFDGEPIDNIGEPLDLCGKFQASSDIGETTWGTPDGQGSAGRWEITVPFGRTSSSVKYESTELEEKILSLEHHQSSTTSCINEELAPHSDNVEKNNIRDISKVSADDEEHEAKDMEEKMEMEEVEEYLVTLDDKEIDEHAMSSGSITSRDNLNDEKHNVPLLMDSFESTASCHDVHSCEITRMAEADVCCVTPCFENDSASNCDNNTRREILASRTLVIAETKLAKPEYNLDSCNSTISAVTQEASAPEIAQEAVDTVGPEVGDVSLTPQHSECAEETIKDDMNFGFRKLDCEDDEFDDTKGCHTDSNGVLETKNDEILRQQLDSKDPKDERSEFSDALQVKLDLECSEEADMENCETDSGSNLSHTVHKHNEGKENIFASETSEDCLCKLGSLKKDANVNQRIKSEEVWVAPGATLMCLEDLFDMEQKQSFARNDIVQAVANEHISHEENCQHEHDNLVGISGALRKAQKMERVSFMSDYNVTNEYEEQATLCDDPKVNFDATIEYDNTIQLELSYGRSDSKLMDVAKEHEEQAVITAWSDGFRMNIDEPIESENAVQPKMSTDCSDLEPMDGMVCPASMQSFEERLYKETGAAVEDEDGSSVECLQTVSEKHPGSQPNDEDMEISDTVGCQNSSDGYIDESEYNVATEAWVEDLTSKLVSNPEASVSENGNTICQMETTDTLRANDRSQLTVETAGNIVDTRTASKKMEWRSVPGTTGYTLASPNKQEDININNAGEQEQFNSGRKETLVEGETLDDPQRCHVETIRMKGLFQQNSRVKTQQTLGVSADHSNSKCGREPRELSRTTGHDWMEEISRKLVDFRISSARKASKVDGSAKRPKHDDNLNNDIVMGKENTPAVRKEYSHKPHADGSVRRPLQNVNHN
- the LOC135615034 gene encoding uncharacterized protein LOC135615034 isoform X3, encoding MEMESKSMSRRELQALSKQHGLPANLTNSRMAENLASLLQKRKSEEMKPKGCLKGSNGSSVEGAGRGGVNKKVSFYMQEDDGERDGSQGDLEARTSPERRRPSRRRSFVVYASKAVSEPVLEANGAFQVKTRSKRLRSTAAAVVWSPVIEEKRSRNRNNGPDLVAKVPHEEENNRREVDCAPTTRSPSRVVTITEMKTRSTRPRSTAAAVVRSHVIEEEAQNRNNGPDLAAKVPHQEENNRKKVDKEDDHCAPTTRSLRNRVVTIGGDEAMQGDTKPRRMQTRGNAKRKEEDVVAPVFDVSSEALVLEKDENFGSKARINSTVGLDDQHEIMVPHIEVPPPRRSKRNLAKSHNLFQESEESGPTSVVSIPNVQKNEKPAGEETKEAAKLRGALNRPRRHTSRIKDEGIGASLPGSLESRDEHPNKVLQKKERKAIRNPDLTAPLPDAILTETAEDHARKEKLSEVEPRRLCTRSSSVLTVLEHETSLAHDVELVRKSKTRRHERNMKTSKGATEITVPSCENGAALQELIVQVDPKRVAQTKDTLRRSMRNVPKLASTEFKTSAPLVESSITDEHNKETKLPKHNAPGLQITGNTLVDVVEKARRSQRLKKGQVLAEAPTEDSTTDCTVGGENEMLEGHRHVEEPGRKSSYNASRRELVMPTDEAVKNTRQKKRKRAVVSDKEISIEEVEIAGRLDPVRVQQNAGSNEHKERLCEDCCEKVLESDDAIRGNCSAELAVILTDEMANFDACHTAVKKIASSKRHKNETHEECSEHQIKEDRNCPSMEVEPVAFGLIDTHRTTDDTDGSQESAPVSTSESSVAAKHVVSETAGSNHSKVKSANKIQHSPLIDDLTNDKCHADQLIESGNLSRVKTLQGFDNLTLMVKEDREISSYNPVEVSRRLQDAFSYVDPSVKADSEVPGTECGGFADTPSTNSTMDGANYTEERDGQPKGTNVVDSPLPCSHLEEPSPAVVTEASTVSDPRTALMLYDVHAVASHSPVCPSGLKDEVVLPLIVVPDNDFVGLLNQQNIVKNESGSIGATSVALLDTESACQEFNGLIELKGTNTYSNIPKMCETAEEGKYESSSSHLLTNTSTIGTESIGDKCEEESFDGNTSPSEIAQGAEIVVLDEGNQNSSFSATDCSSGKSATKYDSLEQVAGHRELSPHKLVELSSDIMETLLEVTDVSRLSSGDNLCQNYEKVITSHDDNSEICCSDDANLVCAISPSLSEIPGDTIADASVQMEGVEVSSQGKSCAYDKSTTMLLVGSEFEKQLEVQEDKFQAEFSASSIRSGKNGSAAKAPRCSDGNENNDRTEIVGTTYATGGTLQFKKESESAKLEDTHDARASSDESNDHSPVNPIKSEGTCSMDSLSMYKKSNKGKSFSPSSRKMRNTHIESHINVLAGNKEDHIANGSPPASGNRSEGEASAHQLSNLEVSESEAETWADSANMKSPYSVPHEFKVVDKLEERQRLVLSGGRNSCTGEDEFQALTKANSIEPADDDDVSNRRPSPLSILRESNVMNDSDIIIPSESENSAVIERPILELQTPVLAEGKDDDVQHDGVKNGGLDASCGFSCSRYEHAKSLCMESVALTNKFDGEPIDNIGSAGRWEITVPFGRTSSSVKYESTELEEKILSLEHHQSSTTSCINEELAPHSDNVEKNNIRDISKVSADDEEHEAKDMEEKMEMEEVEEYLVTLDDKEIDEHAMSSGSITSRDNLNDEKHNVPLLMDSFESTASCHDVHSCEITRMAEADVCCVTPCFENDSASNCDNNTRREILASRTLVIAETKLAKPEYNLDSCNSTISAVTQEASAPEIAQEAVDTVGPEVGDVSLTPQHSECAEETIKDDMNFGFRKLDCEDDEFDDTKGCHTDSNGVLETKNDEILRQQLDSKDPKDERSEFSDALQVKLDLECSEEADMENCETDSGSNLSHTVHKHNEGKENIFASETSEDCLCKLGSLKKDANVNQRIKSEEVWVAPGATLMCLEDLFDMEQKQSFARNDIVQAVANEHISHEENCQHEHDNLVGISGALRKAQKMERVSFMSDYNVTNEYEEQATLCDDPKVNFDATIEYDNTIQLELSYGRSDSKLMDVAKEHEEQAVITAWSDGFRMNIDEPIESENAVQPKMSTDCSDLEPMDGMVCPASMQSFEERLYKETGAAVEDEDGSSVECLQTVSEKHPGSQPNDEDMEISDTVGCQNSSDGYIDESEYNVATEAWVEDLTSKLVSNPEASVSENGNTICQMETTDTLRANDRSQLTVETAGNIVDTRTASKKMEWRSVPGTTGYTLASPNKQEDININNAGEQEQFNSGRKETLVEGETLDDPQRCHVETIRMKGLFQQNSRVKTQQTLGVSADHSNSKCGREPRELSRTTGHDWMEEISRKLVDFRISSARKASKVDGSAKRPKHDDNLNNDIVMGKENTPAVRKEYSHKPHADGSVRRPLQNVNHN
- the LOC135615034 gene encoding uncharacterized protein LOC135615034 isoform X2, encoding MEMESKSMSRRELQALSKQHGLPANLTNSRMAENLASLLQRKSEEMKPKGCLKGSNGSSVEGAGRGGVNKKVSFYMQEDDGERDGSQGDLEARTSPERRRPSRRRSFVVYASKAVSEPVLEANGAFQVKTRSKRLRSTAAAVVWSPVIEEKRSRNRNNGPDLVAKVPHEEENNRREVDCAPTTRSPSRVVTITEMKTRSTRPRSTAAAVVRSHVIEEEAQNRNNGPDLAAKVPHQEENNRKKVDKEDDHCAPTTRSLRNRVVTIGGDEAMQGDTKPRRMQTRGNAKRKEEDVVAPVFDVSSEALVLEKDENFGSKARINSTVGLDDQHEIMVPHIEVPPPRRSKRNLAKSHNLFQESEESGPTSVVSIPNVQKNEKPAGEETKEAAKLRGALNRPRRHTSRIKDEGIGASLPGSLESRDEHPNKVLQKKERKAIRNPDLTAPLPDAILTETAEDHARKEKLSEVEPRRLCTRSSSVLTVLEHETSLAHDVELVRKSKTRRHERNMKTSKGATEITVPSCENGAALQELIVQVDPKRVAQTKDTLRRSMRNVPKLASTEFKTSAPLVESSITDEHNKETKLPKHNAPGLQITGNTLVDVVEKARRSQRLKKGQVLAEAPTEDSTTDCTVGGENEMLEGHRHVEEPGRKSSYNASRRELVMPTDEAVKNTRQKKRKRAVVSDKEISIEEVEIAGRLDPVRVQQNAGSNEHKERLCEDCCEKVLESDDAIRGNCSAELAVILTDEMANFDACHTAVKKIASSKRHKNETHEECSEHQIKEDRNCPSMEVEPVAFGLIDTHRTTDDTDGSQESAPVSTSESSVAAKHVVSETAGSNHSKVKSANKIQHSPLIDDLTNDKCHADQLIESGNLSRVKTLQGFDNLTLMVKEDREISSYNPVEVSRRLQDAFSYVDPSVKADSEVPGTECGGFADTPSTNSTMDGANYTEERDGQPKGTNVVDSPLPCSHLEEPSPAVVTEASTVSDPRTALMLYDVHAVASHSPVCPSGLKDEVVLPLIVVPDNDFVGLLNQQNIVKNESGSIGATSVALLDTESACQEFNGLIELKGTNTYSNIPKMCETAEEGKYESSSSHLLTNTSTIGTESIGDKCEEESFDGNTSPSEIAQGAEIVVLDEGNQNSSFSATDCSSGKSATKYDSLEQVAGHRELSPHKLVELSSDIMETLLEVTDVSRLSSGDNLCQNYEKVITSHDDNSEICCSDDANLVCAISPSLSEIPGDTIADASVQMEGVEVSSQGKSCAYDKSTTMLLVGSEFEKQLEVQEDKFQAEFSASSIRSGKNGSAAKAPRCSDGNENNDRTEIVGTTYATGGTLQFKKESESAKLEDTHDARASSDESNDHSPVNPIKSEGTCSMDSLSMYKKSNKGKSFSPSSRKMRNTHIESHINVLAGNKEDHIANGSPPASGNRSEGEASAHQLSNLEVSESEAETWADSANMKSPYSVPHEFKVVDKLEERQRLVLSGGRNSCTGEDEFQALTKANSIEPADDDDVSNRRPSPLSILRESNVMNDSDIIIPSESENSAVIERPILELQTPVLAEGKDDDVQHDGVKNGGLDASCGFSCSRYEHAKSLCMESVALTNKFDGEPIDNIGEPLDLCGKFQASSDIGETTWGTPDGQGSAGRWEITVPFGRTSSSVKYESTELEEKILSLEHHQSSTTSCINEELAPHSDNVEKNNIRDISKVSADDEEHEAKDMEEKMEMEEVEEYLVTLDDKEIDEHAMSSGSITSRDNLNDEKHNVPLLMDSFESTASCHDVHSCEITRMAEADVCCVTPCFENDSASNCDNNTRREILASRTLVIAETKLAKPEYNLDSCNSTISAVTQEASAPEIAQEAVDTVGPEVGDVSLTPQHSECAEETIKDDMNFGFRKLDCEDDEFDDTKGCHTDSNGVLETKNDEILRQQLDSKDPKDERSEFSDALQVKLDLECSEEADMENCETDSGSNLSHTVHKHNEGKENIFASETSEDCLCKLGSLKKDANVNQRIKSEEVWVAPGATLMCLEDLFDMEQKQSFARNDIVQAVANEHISHEENCQHEHDNLVGISGALRKAQKMERVSFMSDYNVTNEYEEQATLCDDPKVNFDATIEYDNTIQLELSYGRSDSKLMDVAKEHEEQAVITAWSDGFRMNIDEPIESENAVQPKMSTDCSDLEPMDGMVCPASMQSFEERLYKETGAAVEDEDGSSVECLQTVSEKHPGSQPNDEDMEISDTVGCQNSSDGYIDESEYNVATEAWVEDLTSKLVSNPEASVSENGNTICQMETTDTLRANDRSQLTVETAGNIVDTRTASKKMEWRSVPGTTGYTLASPNKQEDININNAGEQEQFNSGRKETLVEGETLDDPQRCHVETIRMKGLFQQNSRVKTQQTLGVSADHSNSKCGREPRELSRTTGHDWMEEISRKLVDFRISSARKASKVDGSAKRPKHDDNLNNDIVMGKENTPAVRKEYSHKPHADGSVRRPLQNVNHN